A region from the Falco rusticolus isolate bFalRus1 chromosome 4, bFalRus1.pri, whole genome shotgun sequence genome encodes:
- the WIPF3 gene encoding LOW QUALITY PROTEIN: WAS/WASL-interacting protein family member 3 (The sequence of the model RefSeq protein was modified relative to this genomic sequence to represent the inferred CDS: inserted 1 base in 1 codon; deleted 1 base in 1 codon): MPVPPPPPPPPPPPPPSGGPPPPPPLASSEVPKLRKEDQKARNALLADIQQGTRLRKVTQINDRSAPQIEKPKGTDRDGVNPVTNKGGSQQPLGGLFAGGFPVLRPAGQRDMAGGRTGQLAGVRAAAPKPSAAPSSSAAKPSSNAPHPADGPRAAAPPEPPGTARAGPSPSPGPGPGPGPGRPSLPAPPPPPPAASKPSLTFPPPPPLPPPAERPAKGGSPSAAPPLPPPQADKLTKFQAGAPPPPPPPPPLPLVPPCGFPPSEGRDXPPPPPPPPPPPPQPLPHPQSSNRLSFPPSPAFSSADVPPPLPPKSPHLLSQLHKPSSIQSLPLPPTPGLPQPPALAEPRKRRPCRGAGTGAGKLVTPPQPPARSPTTELTSKSGASAWATAHDPYPPLKNGNMHIIDDFESKFTFHSVEDFPPPDEFKPFQKIYPSKIARDPSKNPPLRTHVR; the protein is encoded by the exons GCGAGTTCAGAGGTACCAAAACTGCGAAAGGAAGACCAAAAAGCACGAAATGCGCTCTTAGCTGATATCCAGCAGGGAACTCGCTTAAGAAAAGTGACTCAAATCAACGATCGCAGTGCACCACAGATTGAAA AACCCAAAGGAACTGACAGAGATGGAGTTAATCCGGTCACTAATAAAGGCGGCTCTCAGCAGCCTCTGGGAGGTTTATTTGCTGGTGGCTTTCCTGTTCTCAGACCAGCAGGCCAGAGAGACATGGCAG GTGGGAGGACCGGGCAGCTTGCTGGGGTCCGAGCGGCCGCTCCCAAGCCCTCCGCCGCACCCAGCAGCAGCGCCGCAAAGCCGAGCAGTAACGCGCCGCACCCCGCCGACGGACCGAGGGCAGCTGCCCCGCCGGAGCCCCCCGGCACCGCCCgggccggccccagccccagccccggccccggccccggccccggccccggccggcccagcctgcccgctcccccgcccccgccccccgctgcCAGCAAACCTTCCCTCactttccccccg cccccccctctcccccctccagCCGAGCGCCCTGCCAAGGGGGGGTCCCCCAGCGCTGCTCCTCCGCTCCCCCCTCCTCAGGCTGACAAGCTCACCAAGTTTCAAGCGGgcgctccccccccgcccccccctccccctcccctgcccctcgTGCCCCCCTGCGGGTTCCCTCCATCGGAAGGGAGgg tgcccccccccccccccccccccccccccccccctccccagccactcCCGCACCCCCAGAGCTCCAACAGgctctccttcccaccctcccccGCCTTCAGCAGCGCTGACGTgccgcccccgctgccccccaaGTCTCCCCACCTGCTGTCGCAGCTCCATAAGCCCAGCAGCATTCAGTCGCTGccgctccctcccacccccggcctgccgcagccccccgccctgGCGGAGCCCAGGAAGAGGAGACCCTGCCGGGGCGCAG GAACTGGTGCTGGGAAGCTAGTCACACCTCCGCAGCCACCAGCAAGATCACCAACAACTGAACTTACGAGCAAGTCTGGAGCCTCAGCCTGGGCTACGGCTCATGACCCCTACCCAccactgaaaaatggaaatatgcaCATCATTG ATGACTTTGAATCTAAATTTACTTTCCATTCTGTGGAAGATTTCCCCCCGCCTGATGAATTCAagccatttcagaaaatatatcCCAGCAAGATAGCTAGAG ATCCCTCTAAAAATCCTCCGTTAAGAACACATGTGAGATAA